DNA sequence from the Stegostoma tigrinum isolate sSteTig4 chromosome 29, sSteTig4.hap1, whole genome shotgun sequence genome:
ccccccccccggcataCCCCTCTGGTGCTGCCTATCTGGTCATTCACCACTCTCCTTCTGCTCCTTCTGTTTCATTTCCTGGCAGCTCCTCCCTGCCTTTGACCCCTCACTCAGAGCTGCCCCATATGTGAGGTTGTGATAACATGAGCAGCTGCCGTACTCGAGGGTGGTGTCCACAGCATTGCCTCAAACGTGAGCTGAAGGGAGGGGAGACTCTTGAACTGCGCTGGGTTTCTGAGAAATGGTGTTCTGTTAATCTCCCAGGTTTCCAGTTAGTGCCACAGAGCTTACTTTGTCTTAAGCTGCATCGGGACAGGCAAGCGATGTGAATGACACAATTCTATAAAGGTCCCTATTGATTCTCACCCCTGAGACTGAGCTGTGTTTATTGATTACTGTTTGAAATCTTAAAGAGTTCACTCTAACTACCTGAGGCTCACTCCTCTTTTGcagttttcctttttaaaatctgagCGTGTGTAACTCCGTGGGGCTGTCTAGACAGAGGTCAGCACTCATCTCTTTTTGCTGAAGACAGTATTCATTGATGACATTGAGGCTGCTCTTTTGAGGTGTAGGTCAAACTCTTTGAAACTTCTTGAAATCAAGGACAAAAGTAACTctttggggagggagtgggggcagAGTTCACAATAACATGTTACATAAAGACCAAATCAAACAGATTTCAGGAGTTTGTTCTTTTGTCATTAAAGCTGTGGGCTAGGCTGTTGGTTTGTTTCGCTGCCAGATTTCAACTTATATTTGACGAGGTTTTGTACCTGTGTTTCTGCCTTTCTCACAGGATCCTGTGGTTTCAGGGCAGCCTGGGGAGTGAGTACTGTAAAGTACAAGACACTGGGATTGTGGAGTCAGGCCCAATTGAGGTGTTTGACATTAATCAGGAACAAAGGTATGTGCAGGGTTACGGGTGGAGGCTGGCATTCACTGAGTTACTCACTCATTGAGCCAGTACAGAGGTAACGGGATGAACGTGCTGTAAAAATTGAGAGAGCATGTAGGTGCAACagggtgagtgtctgtgactggcTGGGATAGTGTGTATGTTTTTAAATagctgtgtgaatgtgtttgttaCCCACAGTCCCTCATGATCGTCCATGTTCCTGCTTCACAGGCAATGTGCTTTGTGTCAGCAGCTGCTGACTGAGGGAAACATGCCATATCTGCATGGCTTCCGCCGCATCCTCTTCGAGTACCAGGCATTGGTTGACGAAATCCTCAAGGTCGTGGACTTAGAGGAAGCAAGAAGAGAGCCAGGCACTGGAAACCGAGGAAGGTGAATTTGAGGGACTGTAGCGTAACTTGGTGACTCAACCTCGACAGGCCTCTGCAGGAAACAGTTCCACAGACtgactcccctctgagagaagaacttcctccccatctctgtcttaaatgggcaatgcTGTCTGGCCCTTGACTCTCCCAAAAGGGACATCACCCCCCTCACTTCTCCCCAGTCAAGTTCCCTAAGAACCTCGTGtgtttcaacaaggtcacctctcattctcctaaacaccAACAAATGTGGGTCAAACCCACTCAGCGTCTCCTCATGCCTGgaatcagccgagtgaacctcctctgaactgcctccaatgccagtacttctttcattatcacaggaaatcacacaacaccaggttacagtccaacaggtttatttgaaggcaCAAGCTTAcagagcctcgctccttcttcaggctTCATTAGCTAATGGCCCAGTACTGTTGagagtattccagctgtggtctgacaagtgccttgtatagttttagtaaaaCCTCCATGTTTTTATGTCCTGTTCTCTCTGAAGTGAAGaccaatgttccatttgccttccctactcCCCACTGCTAGCTTTCTGCGATTTATGCACACAGACTGCCAGAaccctctgtgctgtagctttgcgcaatctttctccatttaattaatattcacctcctctattcttcctgccaaataacataacctcacattttccccacgTTCCATGTGCTAGGTTTTTGCCCCCTCCCTTAACCTGCCAAATCCCTCCGCAGACTCCGTGTgcccccctcagcactgacctccccACCTGCTTTGGaatcgtctgcaaacttggcaatagtaAGTTAattctcctcatccaagtcattactaCATATTGTAAATAACGGTGGCCCCATCGTCGATCCCTGTGCCGTGCTGAAAAACATCCCGTTATCCCTACTCCCTGTAGCCCATGAGTTAGTGAATCCTCTGTTGATGCTAATGTACTACCCgcccaacaccatgggcttttatcaaGTAGCCTAATGCGTGGTACCTTGTCAGGCATCTTCTGAAACTCCAAATGCTCTCCATCCACcgtttcccctttatctatcctgatGTTTTACCTCAAAGGATTCTAGTAACTTTGTCAGGATTGGTTCCCCACTTCATGATGCCATGCTGACTCTGGTTGATCATactttgtctttctaaatgctgtgctattacatcctttatagtAGACTCGAGCCTTCCCATAAATAACAAATGTTAAATTAACCTACCCATGTTACCTGTTTTTTTTGACTGCTGCTTTGAAATAAAGGTGTTACGGCGGCAGTTTTCCAACCCCCTGGGACTTTCTCAGAGCCCAAAGATTCCTGGCATGCACTtatctgtagctacttccttcaACGTCTTTGACATGAGGCcccttttaagtatttttaactTTCAACGAGattcttttctttctttgaacCTCTAGAGGATAGAAGCTCAGCCCCTCTCCATAGGGCAGCCGTGCCACCCTGGGAATCAATGTGCCATATCATTACTGTTGTGGGAGCACATTTCTTGAGATCAGGGCACCAGAACCATACACTGTCCTCCTAGTGCGATCTAACAAAACTCCTGTACAATTCAAGAAAGACTTCATGACTTCTGTGTAAACATTTCTTTCTCTCCCCATTAGTCACTTGATTTAATATTTTTGAAACGTGGTTAATATCATCTANNNNNNNNNNNNNNNNNNNNNNNNNNNNNNNNNNNNNNNNNNNNNNNNNNNNNNNNNNNNNNNNNNNNNNNNNNNNNNNNNNNNNNNNNNNNNNNNNNNNNNNNNNNNNNNNNNNNNNNNNNNNNNNNNNNNNNNNNNNNNNNNNNNNNNNNNNNNNNNNNNNNNNNNNNNNNNNNNNNNNNNNNNNNNNNNNNNNNNNNagggaaagagcaggaaagcggagCTATGTATTATCCAATCAGCcacaatttcattgaatggccaagcagactcaatggactgattggcctacttctgttgCTATGTCTTATAGTGTTTATCTGTCAATCTCTGCAGAGTAACCCGACAGCCGACTATAAAACCTCTTCAGAGGGTATTGAATACGACAGGAACTGAGACTCTCTGAAGGTGTGACGTTAGAGATCCTGAAGGTATTTATTCCATTTGATCCTTCCATCTGCTATTGAAGGCCGTTGGGCTGATGTAGAGGAGTTATTTTGTCCAATATAGCAATGGGAATTGTGGTTCTGCAGCCGGTGACACTCTGTCACCTGCTGTCCCCACCTTACAGCTGTTGGAGCAATCAGACTATTCTGAGAGACCATGTCTGTCTGTCACTGGAGACTGCAGAGTCTGTCTCATCATTGCATTGATCCCAGTCCAAATAAAACCCTCAAACTGTCTCATTGTTGTCCCAGCTGCGACACTCTGACTGGCCGTGCCCAGTGAGATCACTACATTTCTGCCTGTCTGATGTACACTGTATACCTGGTGAATGAACACATTTGTTTTCACaggtttaattttaaattttccttCTCTCAGGTGTTAATTTCCTATATTTAAAACCTAGAATGAAAGCAGAGCATTAAGTGTATATTTTACTGGCCATGTCAGCTTCTTTGGTGAACTGGGGGTCCTGTTGGACCCTTTTATATTCCTCATCTAGTAGCTCCCAGTTCCCATCCAGATAGTTGACTGTCTGAGCAACAATTTGTGATGGAAGAGCCGACCTGACATCCCTTGATAAAACTACATTTTCTGTAAATGCTATCTTCTCTGCAGTACCTGACAGCCATGGTGTCTGCAGAGGAAGGGCCTTGGAACGAGCAGCTCAGCCAGCTGAGAGCAGAGCCCGGAGAAAACCCAAGACCAGTGAATCAAGCTCCTTCTGAGCTCACTGCCTTTCCCAGCAGCCAGGTTGGTAAAAACCCCTGTCCAGATTGGGGCTCCCATTGAACACAGTTAACCATCACAGCTCAAACCAGCCGTCGGGCTGCCATACCACCCTTATTGTGGATTAGTCCAACTCTTTGAACACATGTTGGAGTCTCACTGACCAGTGAGTACAATTTGCCTCTATTTACCTTATCGTCAACACGTTACATAAACATCTTAATTCTTCACAACCGTAAGCCGTGTCCCTGTAAGATCCTCTTGAACCAATATCCTGTTACTATACAGTGCCTGTGTACGGATGGTTGAATGTTGCACAAAATGCTCTAACTGCAGCCTATCAAAGAAATCATCTGTTTCGTTGTTATGTGACAATAATGGACATACTTTATTGGCTTTGCAGTACTTTGAGTTATCCAATGGTGCGATACAAAGGCAAGTCTTCCTTGGCTTTGTATTTCAAACTAATGATTCTCTGCCTTTTGTGGCTGTTTCCAGTTTTGTTGTTTTCATTCCAGACTGGATCTGTCTTCTGCTGTCTACACTGTGTAGAACGTCACCATTTCCGGAATGTTTCCTTCAGTAATGTGAAGTTTCTAATTTTTCCGGATTGAGCTGTATCTGCTGTCTGTTTGCCCATCCTGGTTACCTGCTCGGAGGTCAGGGCTATTCAAACTAGAGCCTATTACCTACACAAACCCCAACCAGTTGCTTTTCTTATTCTTAACTCTTGTCTCCAAAATCTGTGGATTTTGTGGGTCAAGAAGTTGCTCCTCCTCTGGATTGGGGATCAAGTCCCATAATGGGATGCCCAGGTACCTAATCTAGGATGATCATcccagtgtagtactgagggaatgctacagAGCTGGATTTAATGTCTGCTGGACAGGGTGTTAAACAAAGGTCCTCCTTACTCTCAGATGAAACTAAGAAATTTCATCGTCCTATTTGAAGAGGAGCAAAGGAGTTCACCCCAACTTCTTGAAGCCAAAATCTATCCTTTAACTAACACTggaatacagcgcagaacaggcccttcggccctcgatgttgcgctaaCCTGTGAACGCatctaaacccatccccctacattatctcatcattatccgtatgcttatccaaggactgtttaaatgcccctaatgtggctgagttaactacattggcagggagtgcgttccacacccttaccactctgagtaaagaaagagAAACATTACAGATAATTTATACACAGCAGAATGACAATGGTCAGGGAATCTATTCCAGTGATAACTCAAAGTACTGCACAGCCAATAAAGTATGTCCATTATTGTCACATAACAACGAAACAGATGATTTCTTTGATAGGCTGCAGTTAGAGCATTTTGTGCAACATTCGACCATCCGTACACAGGCACTGTATAGTAACAGGATATTGGTTCAAGAGGATCTTACAGGGACACGGCTTACGGTTGTGAAGAATTAAGATGTTTATGTAACGTGTTGACGATAAGGTAAATAGAGGCAAATTGTACTCACTGGTCAGTGAGACTCCAACATGTGTTCAAAGAGTTGGACTAATCCACAATAAGGGTGGTATGGCAGCCCGACGGCTGGTTTGAGCTGTGATGGTTAACTGTGATCAATGGGAGCCCCAATCTGGACAGGGGTTTTTACCAACCTGGCTGCTGGGAAAGGCAGTGAGCT
Encoded proteins:
- the LOC125465601 gene encoding uncharacterized protein LOC125465601 — protein: MKILWFQGSLGSEYCKVQDTGIVESGPIEVFDINQEQRQCALCQQLLTEGNMPYLHGFRRILFEYQALVDEILKVVDLEEARREPGTGNRGR